One Rhizobium sp. NRK18 genomic window carries:
- the aspS gene encoding aspartate--tRNA ligase, protein MHRYRSHTCAALRKSDVGSTARISGWVHRVRDHGGVLFIDLRDHYGMTQVVADPDSPAFKMAETVRGEWVIRIDGKVKARTEDTVNKNMPTGEIEVYAEEIEVLSAAKELPLPVFGEPDYPEDVRLRYRFLDLRRETLHKNIVKRTQIVADMRNRMASAGFTEYTTPILTASSPEGARDFLVPSRIHEGKFFALPQAPQQYKQLLMVAGFDRYFQIAPCFRDEDPRADRLPGEFYQLDLEMSFVTQEDVWNTMTPVITEVFERFAEGKPVTKDWPRIPYDVAIRKYGTDKPDLRNPIEMQAVTEHFAGSGFKVFAGMIERDPKVEVWAIPAKTGGSRAFCDRMNAWAQSQGQPGLGYIFWRKEGESLEGAGPLAKNIGPERTDAIRTQLGLDDGDACFFVAGVPEKFYKFAGEARTRAGEELNLVDRDRFELCWIVDFPFYEWNEDEKKVDFSHNPFSMPQGGMEALENQDPLTIKAYQYDAVCNGFEIASGSIRNQSPETMVKAFEIVGLSKADVEERFGGMYRAFQYGAPPHGGAAFGIDRIVMLLVGAKNLREITLFPMNQQAQDLLMGAPSEASPQQLRELALRVIPTAKKD, encoded by the coding sequence ATGCACCGTTACCGCAGCCATACCTGCGCCGCCCTTCGTAAGTCCGACGTCGGATCGACCGCCCGCATTTCCGGCTGGGTTCACCGCGTTCGCGACCATGGCGGCGTTCTCTTCATCGATTTGCGCGACCATTACGGCATGACCCAGGTCGTCGCCGATCCGGACAGTCCGGCCTTCAAGATGGCCGAAACCGTGCGCGGCGAATGGGTGATCCGCATCGACGGCAAGGTGAAGGCGCGCACCGAAGATACCGTCAACAAGAACATGCCCACCGGCGAGATCGAGGTCTATGCCGAGGAAATCGAAGTCCTGTCGGCGGCCAAGGAACTGCCGCTGCCGGTCTTCGGCGAGCCCGACTATCCGGAAGACGTTCGCCTGCGCTACCGCTTCCTCGACCTGCGCCGCGAGACGCTGCACAAGAACATCGTCAAGCGCACGCAGATCGTCGCCGACATGCGCAACCGCATGGCCTCTGCCGGCTTCACCGAATACACGACGCCGATCCTGACGGCTTCTTCGCCGGAAGGCGCGCGCGACTTCCTGGTGCCGAGCCGTATTCATGAAGGCAAGTTCTTCGCGCTGCCGCAGGCTCCGCAGCAGTACAAGCAGCTTTTGATGGTCGCCGGTTTCGACCGCTACTTCCAGATCGCGCCGTGCTTCCGCGACGAAGACCCGCGCGCCGACCGTCTGCCGGGCGAATTCTACCAGCTCGACCTGGAAATGAGCTTCGTCACCCAGGAAGATGTCTGGAACACCATGACGCCGGTCATCACCGAGGTCTTCGAGCGCTTCGCCGAAGGCAAGCCGGTGACCAAGGACTGGCCGCGCATTCCCTATGACGTCGCGATCCGCAAGTACGGCACCGACAAGCCGGACCTCAGAAACCCGATCGAAATGCAGGCCGTGACCGAGCATTTCGCCGGTTCCGGCTTCAAGGTCTTCGCCGGCATGATCGAGCGCGACCCGAAGGTAGAGGTCTGGGCGATCCCGGCCAAGACCGGCGGCAGCCGCGCCTTCTGCGACCGCATGAACGCCTGGGCCCAGAGCCAGGGCCAGCCCGGTCTCGGCTATATCTTCTGGCGCAAGGAAGGCGAGAGCCTCGAGGGCGCCGGTCCGCTTGCCAAGAACATCGGTCCGGAACGCACCGACGCGATCCGCACGCAGCTCGGCCTTGATGACGGCGACGCCTGCTTCTTCGTCGCCGGCGTGCCGGAAAAGTTCTACAAGTTCGCAGGCGAAGCCCGCACCCGCGCCGGCGAGGAACTGAACCTCGTCGATCGCGACCGTTTCGAACTCTGCTGGATTGTCGACTTCCCGTTCTACGAATGGAATGAGGACGAGAAGAAGGTCGACTTCTCGCACAACCCGTTCTCCATGCCGCAGGGCGGCATGGAAGCCCTTGAGAACCAGGATCCGCTGACGATCAAGGCCTACCAGTACGACGCGGTCTGCAACGGCTTCGAAATCGCTTCGGGCTCGATCCGTAACCAGTCGCCGGAAACCATGGTCAAGGCGTTCGAGATCGTCGGTCTGTCGAAGGCGGACGTCGAAGAGCGCTTCGGCGGCATGTACCGCGCCTTCCAGTATGGCGCGCCGCCGCACGGCGGCGCCGCATTCGGCATCGACCGCATCGTCATGCTGCTCGTCGGTGCGAAGAACCTGCGCGAGATCACGCTGTTCCCGATGAACCAGCAGGCCCAGGACCTGCTGATGGGCGCTCCTTCGGAAGCAAGCCCACAGCAGCTGCGCGAACTGGCGCTGCGCGTCATCCCGACGGCCAAGAAGGACTGA
- a CDS encoding TetR/AcrR family transcriptional regulator: protein MARKTAYHHGDLRQALFDTGLAMLEEVGLEGTSLRKIAARVGVSHAAPEHHFPTLRHLFNAMAIEGFIRFRASMLDAMRMSDANDADQLRGAMRGYLAFAVSHPNLFRLMFNKNSLDWDDPRLGEAAQPARQVLADICKPAAIRMGVDTPQGRISIEHLVWSHIHGYAHLVIDQKIAADSAVTGAALAPPFDLAGLLLPMDVKD from the coding sequence ATGGCGCGCAAGACAGCATATCATCATGGTGATCTGAGGCAGGCCCTGTTCGACACGGGTCTGGCCATGCTGGAGGAAGTGGGGCTGGAGGGAACATCCCTGCGCAAGATCGCCGCCCGCGTCGGGGTATCCCATGCCGCGCCGGAGCATCATTTTCCCACACTCCGTCACCTCTTCAATGCGATGGCGATCGAAGGCTTCATCCGGTTTCGGGCATCCATGCTGGACGCCATGCGGATGAGTGATGCCAACGATGCCGATCAACTGCGCGGCGCCATGCGCGGCTATCTGGCGTTTGCAGTGTCCCATCCGAATCTGTTTCGGCTGATGTTCAACAAGAACAGTCTCGATTGGGACGATCCGAGACTCGGCGAGGCGGCGCAGCCCGCACGTCAGGTGCTGGCCGACATCTGCAAGCCGGCTGCCATCCGGATGGGTGTGGACACGCCGCAAGGACGCATATCCATCGAACATCTGGTCTGGTCGCACATTCATGGTTACGCGCATCTGGTGATCGACCAGAAAATTGCGGCCGACAGCGCAGTCACCGGCGCGGCGCTTGCGCCGCCTTTCGATCTGGCCGGACTGCTGTTGCCCATGGACGTCAAGGACTGA
- a CDS encoding ABA4-like family protein, whose protein sequence is MSFDMVFSAASTLAMCGWLALVLLPRWPALIAFLRYAVIGILALAYATLILVYFFRIQGGGFGSIAEVRTLFSSDAILLAGWIHYLAFDLFIGTWIALEADKHGTNRILQAPILIATFLFGPLGLLIFYVTRAADMALSKRKA, encoded by the coding sequence ATGTCCTTCGATATGGTGTTCTCGGCGGCTAGCACGCTCGCCATGTGCGGGTGGCTGGCGCTTGTCTTGCTGCCACGCTGGCCGGCACTGATCGCTTTCCTGCGATACGCAGTGATCGGCATTCTCGCGCTGGCTTATGCCACGCTCATCCTTGTCTACTTCTTTCGCATACAAGGGGGCGGCTTCGGTTCGATTGCCGAGGTTCGGACGCTGTTTTCCAGCGACGCGATACTGCTTGCCGGCTGGATACACTATCTCGCCTTTGACCTCTTCATCGGAACATGGATCGCGCTCGAAGCGGACAAGCATGGCACCAACCGCATCCTGCAGGCGCCAATCCTGATTGCCACATTCCTGTTCGGCCCCCTGGGGCTTTTGATCTTCTACGTCACGCGCGCCGCGGACATGGCGCTCAGCAAGAGAAAGGCCTGA
- a CDS encoding MFS transporter, translating into MPQIRALIPLLIAAGILIGGNGMQGTYIPLRGAYEGFSVTLIGIIGAGYSLGFAIGCIYITRLLRAIGHIRLFAALAAIAASASLSMALLIDPAFWFLMRFLTGICVAGLFATVESWINAKVTNQTRARTLSIYRFVDLFSVTAGQYLIPVAGIPGFAAFAVISMATTLSLVPISIADKSSPAPPGAVKFDVRTIWQVSPLAVVGVVVVGLTMAAFRYVGPLYASNVGFSVAEVASFMSAGIIGGVVLQYPLGHFSDRIDRRKILLVTTAGALIAGLYLAIGAGNSEWRNIAGVFIFGAFAMPLYSLCSAHANDFAKDGQHASIAAGLLFFWSVGATIGPFLASVMLQFFGPHALFWYTSVIQAAFIGYTVYRMSARAAIPAGERRSRFRALLRTSLYFSKLATPPAERDGGRKSGPSD; encoded by the coding sequence ATGCCACAGATCCGCGCCCTCATCCCCCTGCTCATCGCCGCCGGCATCCTGATCGGCGGCAACGGCATGCAGGGCACGTACATTCCGCTGCGCGGTGCCTATGAAGGCTTTTCCGTCACCCTGATCGGCATCATCGGCGCGGGCTATTCGCTCGGCTTTGCCATCGGCTGCATCTACATCACCCGGCTGTTGCGGGCGATCGGCCATATCCGCCTGTTTGCCGCGCTCGCCGCCATTGCGGCCAGCGCGTCCTTGTCCATGGCACTGCTGATCGATCCGGCCTTCTGGTTCCTGATGCGCTTCCTGACCGGCATCTGCGTCGCCGGCCTGTTCGCGACGGTCGAAAGCTGGATCAACGCCAAGGTCACCAACCAGACGCGGGCGCGCACGCTGTCGATCTACCGTTTCGTCGACCTGTTCTCCGTCACCGCCGGGCAGTATCTGATCCCGGTCGCCGGCATTCCGGGCTTTGCCGCCTTTGCGGTGATATCGATGGCGACGACGCTGTCGCTGGTGCCGATCTCGATTGCCGACAAGTCGAGCCCGGCACCGCCGGGCGCCGTCAAGTTCGACGTGCGCACCATCTGGCAGGTTTCGCCGCTCGCCGTCGTCGGCGTCGTCGTGGTGGGCCTGACTATGGCCGCCTTCCGCTATGTCGGGCCTCTCTACGCCTCGAATGTCGGCTTCTCCGTCGCCGAGGTCGCGAGCTTCATGAGTGCCGGCATCATCGGCGGCGTCGTGCTGCAATATCCGCTCGGGCATTTTTCCGACCGCATCGACCGGCGCAAGATCCTGCTGGTGACCACGGCCGGCGCTCTGATTGCCGGCCTCTATCTGGCGATCGGCGCCGGCAACAGCGAGTGGCGCAACATTGCCGGCGTCTTCATCTTCGGCGCCTTCGCCATGCCGCTCTACTCGCTCTGCTCCGCCCACGCCAACGACTTCGCAAAGGACGGCCAGCATGCCTCGATTGCCGCGGGGCTTCTGTTCTTCTGGTCCGTCGGGGCAACGATCGGCCCGTTCCTCGCCTCCGTGATGCTGCAATTCTTCGGACCGCATGCGCTCTTCTGGTACACGTCCGTCATTCAGGCCGCCTTCATCGGCTACACCGTCTATCGCATGTCGGCGCGGGCTGCGATCCCGGCCGGCGAGCGGCGCTCGCGTTTCCGCGCGCTTTTGCGGACGTCTCTCTACTTCAGCAAGCTTGCCACGCCGCCCGCCGAACGCGACGGTGGCCGCAAAAGCGGGCCAAGCGATTGA
- the rnd gene encoding ribonuclease D has protein sequence MIVTTADLEAACQKLAKSEFVTVDTEFIRETTFWPELCLIQIANPSMEVLIDPLAKGLDLKPFFELMADASVVKVFHAARQDLEIIYNLGGLIPHPLFDTQVAAMVCGYGDSVSYDQLVARITGAHIDKTSRFTDWRHRPLSDKQLDYAIADVTYLRDVYMALKERLERDGRTSWLKEEMDILEAPETYDLHPDDAWQRLKMRVKKPQQLAVLQSVAAWREREARNRNVPRGRVLKDDAIYEIAQQQPKDVEALGKLRSIPKGWERSSAGAQLLDAVNQALALPKSELPAMPRQQQSPEGSGAAVELLKVLLKLTAEKHGVAPKVIANSDDLEKIATDGEKADAAAMHGWRKELFGDVALKLINGEIGLRFTGKKVEAVEL, from the coding sequence ATGATCGTTACCACCGCGGACCTCGAAGCCGCCTGCCAGAAGCTTGCAAAATCCGAATTTGTGACAGTCGATACGGAGTTCATCCGGGAGACCACGTTCTGGCCGGAACTGTGCCTCATCCAGATCGCCAATCCATCGATGGAAGTGCTGATCGACCCGCTGGCGAAGGGGCTGGATCTCAAACCCTTCTTCGAATTGATGGCCGATGCCAGCGTCGTGAAGGTCTTTCACGCCGCCCGCCAGGATCTCGAAATCATATACAATCTCGGCGGTCTCATCCCGCATCCGCTGTTCGACACGCAGGTCGCGGCGATGGTCTGCGGCTATGGCGACTCGGTCTCCTACGACCAGCTCGTCGCCCGGATCACCGGGGCCCATATCGACAAGACCTCGCGCTTTACCGACTGGCGGCACCGGCCGCTCTCCGACAAGCAGCTCGACTACGCGATCGCCGACGTCACCTATCTGCGCGACGTCTATATGGCGCTGAAGGAACGGCTGGAGCGCGACGGACGCACGTCCTGGCTCAAGGAAGAGATGGACATCCTCGAGGCGCCGGAAACCTACGACCTGCATCCGGACGATGCCTGGCAGCGGCTGAAGATGCGGGTGAAGAAGCCGCAGCAACTCGCCGTCCTCCAGAGTGTCGCCGCCTGGCGCGAGCGCGAGGCGCGCAACCGCAATGTGCCGCGCGGCCGGGTCCTGAAGGACGACGCGATCTACGAGATCGCCCAGCAGCAGCCAAAGGACGTCGAGGCGCTCGGCAAGCTGCGCTCGATCCCCAAGGGCTGGGAACGGTCGTCGGCCGGCGCGCAGCTGCTCGACGCCGTCAATCAGGCGCTTGCCCTGCCGAAGTCCGAACTGCCGGCCATGCCGCGCCAGCAGCAGTCGCCGGAAGGTTCGGGTGCTGCGGTCGAACTGCTCAAGGTTCTCCTGAAGCTGACGGCGGAAAAGCACGGTGTCGCGCCGAAGGTGATCGCCAACAGCGACGATCTGGAAAAGATCGCGACCGACGGCGAGAAGGCCGATGCCGCCGCCATGCACGGCTGGCGCAAGGAACTGTTCGGCGACGTCGCGCTGAAGCTGATCAACGGCGAGATCGGTCTCCGGTTCACCGGCAAGAAGGTGGAAGCCGTCGAGCTGTGA
- a CDS encoding DUF2000 family protein → MFETKFVVVVREDLAVWQKLNVTAFLATGIAAAKPEIIGEAYRDAAGHVYNAMSVQPIIVLAADGDTLSKIHRRTLERDIASTLYIEEMFSTGHDAANREAFSAFGPDDAKVVGLAFHTDRKIADKVCKGARMHP, encoded by the coding sequence ATGTTTGAAACCAAGTTCGTTGTCGTCGTTCGCGAGGATCTGGCCGTCTGGCAGAAGCTCAACGTCACCGCCTTCCTCGCCACAGGCATCGCCGCCGCGAAGCCGGAGATCATCGGCGAAGCTTATCGGGATGCTGCGGGCCATGTCTATAACGCGATGAGCGTGCAGCCGATCATCGTGCTGGCCGCCGACGGCGACACGCTGTCGAAGATCCATCGCCGGACGCTGGAGCGCGACATCGCCTCGACGCTCTATATCGAGGAGATGTTTTCGACCGGCCACGATGCCGCCAACCGGGAAGCCTTTTCCGCCTTCGGGCCGGATGACGCCAAGGTGGTCGGCCTCGCCTTCCATACGGACAGGAAAATCGCCGACAAGGTCTGCAAGGGCGCCCGCATGCACCCCTAA
- a CDS encoding AraC family transcriptional regulator, whose translation MHGNSTKGFQKTGSTATLTAPAPDGLEGSCRIETDEIRAAPEEGGIERIEARFHGNGFAPHRHDTYALGITVSGVQTFRYRGAARFSMPGQLIILHPDELHDGGAGTESGLRYRMAYIPPDRIADAAGGAGGRLPFVPAPVMDDPNLRASLADVLDDLDREIGDLKLDCFLAEVAAGLNRHSDDRRRSASRLDGRAVSICRDFLTENCRRTITSGELETIAGVDRFTLARQFRTAYGTSPHRFQVLRRLDVARRSMRNGHGLADAAFDSGFADQAHMTRHFKKTYGMTPGRWLALQSAS comes from the coding sequence ATGCACGGCAACTCCACGAAGGGCTTTCAGAAAACGGGTTCGACCGCGACCCTAACGGCACCCGCGCCGGATGGTCTTGAAGGTTCGTGCAGGATCGAGACGGACGAGATCCGCGCCGCGCCGGAAGAAGGCGGCATCGAGCGGATCGAGGCGCGGTTTCACGGCAACGGCTTCGCCCCGCACCGGCACGACACCTATGCTCTGGGGATCACCGTCAGTGGCGTGCAGACCTTCCGCTATCGCGGTGCCGCGCGTTTTTCCATGCCGGGACAGCTCATAATCCTGCATCCGGACGAGCTGCATGACGGCGGTGCCGGCACGGAAAGCGGCTTGCGCTACCGCATGGCCTACATCCCGCCGGACCGCATTGCCGACGCCGCGGGTGGAGCGGGCGGCCGCCTGCCCTTCGTGCCGGCGCCGGTGATGGACGACCCGAACCTGCGCGCAAGCCTTGCCGACGTTCTCGACGATCTGGACCGGGAAATCGGCGATCTGAAACTCGATTGCTTTCTGGCGGAGGTCGCGGCGGGCCTCAACCGCCACAGCGACGATCGCCGGCGGTCAGCATCGCGTCTTGATGGCCGCGCGGTGTCCATCTGCCGCGATTTCCTGACCGAGAACTGCCGCAGGACGATTACATCCGGCGAACTCGAAACGATCGCCGGCGTCGATCGCTTCACGCTGGCCCGCCAATTCCGCACGGCCTACGGCACCAGCCCGCATCGGTTTCAGGTGTTGCGCCGGCTGGATGTCGCCCGCAGGTCGATGCGCAACGGCCATGGGCTGGCCGACGCCGCCTTCGACAGCGGATTTGCCGACCAGGCCCACATGACCCGGCATTTCAAGAAGACCTACGGCATGACGCCCGGCCGCTGGCTGGCGCTGCAGTCGGCGTCCTGA
- the ppx gene encoding exopolyphosphatase — protein MVESEAQGRLPGIAPVSVIDIGSNSIRLVVYEGLSRAPAILFNEKVLCGLGRGIASTGKMHEEGVERALAALHRFKILSAQARARTTYALATAAAREASNGPDFIQAAEEILGQKIIILSGAEEARYSALGIISGFHEPDGIAGDLGGGSLELIDIKGQSFSDGITLPLGGLRLSEYAKGSLDRAESFTRKQVATATFLSKGQGRTFYAVGGTWRNVAKLHMEKRGYPLHMMQGYDVPFEDMMQFLGEIIDTKDPGKDPAWSSISRNRRALLPYGAIAMRAVLEEMKPKSISFSAQGVREGYLYSLLSEADQARDPLLSAADELAILRARSPEHARELAEWTGRMMPLFGISETEEESRYRQAACLLADISWRAHPDYRGLQALNIIAHSSFIGITHPGRAFIALTNYFRFEGLREDGASQQLAEIATPHFLDRAKLVGGLLRVVYLFSASMPGVVKNLSFVVSDNPDLDLEFVVPAEYHDFRGERLDGRLQQLAKLTGKRLAFRYL, from the coding sequence AAAAGGTGCTCTGCGGTCTTGGCCGCGGGATCGCGTCCACGGGCAAGATGCACGAGGAGGGCGTCGAGCGGGCGCTCGCCGCGCTGCACCGTTTCAAGATCCTGTCTGCGCAGGCGCGTGCCCGCACCACCTACGCGCTGGCGACGGCTGCCGCGCGCGAGGCGAGCAACGGTCCGGATTTCATCCAGGCCGCCGAAGAAATCCTCGGCCAGAAGATCATCATCCTCTCCGGTGCGGAAGAGGCGCGCTATTCGGCGCTCGGCATCATCAGCGGCTTCCACGAGCCGGACGGCATTGCCGGCGATCTTGGCGGCGGCTCGCTGGAACTCATCGACATCAAGGGCCAGAGCTTCAGCGACGGCATTACCCTGCCGCTCGGTGGCCTGCGCCTGTCGGAATATGCCAAGGGCTCGCTCGATCGGGCGGAAAGCTTCACCCGCAAGCAGGTTGCCACCGCGACCTTCCTTTCCAAGGGGCAGGGGCGGACCTTCTATGCGGTCGGCGGCACCTGGCGAAACGTCGCCAAGCTGCACATGGAAAAGCGCGGCTACCCGTTGCACATGATGCAGGGCTATGACGTGCCGTTCGAGGACATGATGCAGTTCCTTGGCGAGATCATCGACACCAAGGATCCGGGCAAGGATCCGGCCTGGTCCAGCATTTCCCGCAACCGCCGTGCATTGCTGCCCTATGGCGCGATCGCCATGCGCGCGGTTCTCGAGGAAATGAAGCCGAAGTCGATTTCCTTTTCGGCCCAGGGCGTGCGCGAAGGCTATCTCTATTCGCTCCTGTCCGAGGCCGACCAGGCGCGCGACCCGCTGCTCTCGGCTGCCGATGAACTGGCGATCCTGCGCGCCCGCTCGCCGGAACATGCCCGCGAGCTTGCCGAGTGGACCGGCCGCATGATGCCGCTCTTCGGCATCAGCGAGACGGAGGAAGAAAGCCGCTACCGTCAGGCGGCCTGCCTGCTGGCCGACATCTCCTGGCGCGCGCATCCCGACTATCGCGGACTGCAGGCGCTGAACATCATCGCCCACTCCTCCTTCATTGGCATCACCCATCCCGGCCGCGCCTTCATCGCGCTGACCAACTACTTCCGCTTCGAAGGACTTCGCGAAGACGGCGCGTCGCAGCAACTGGCGGAAATCGCCACGCCGCATTTCCTCGATCGGGCGAAGCTTGTCGGCGGGCTCTTGAGGGTGGTCTATCTTTTCTCCGCCTCCATGCCGGGCGTGGTGAAGAACCTGAGCTTCGTTGTCTCCGACAATCCGGATCTCGACCTCGAATTCGTCGTGCCGGCGGAATATCACGATTTCCGCGGCGAACGGCTCGACGGCCGCTTGCAGCAGCTCGCCAAGCTCACCGGCAAGCGGCTCGCCTTCCGCTATCTCTGA